The Echeneis naucrates chromosome 23, fEcheNa1.1, whole genome shotgun sequence genome has a segment encoding these proteins:
- the LOC115036552 gene encoding apoptosis facilitator Bcl-2-like protein 14: MANGHIEIYDPISTQKDGDDTPTSDTASMDDTVELRILMAYATRKRSKKEPESPTEDTTLVPNGYTDANGTAPPQTPAACEKDVTQKRKKKRKVWKRLRGILACVKPETEADVLQNPDMLDDQYKRCIPFKDDKPEDEDKMDDVARRLMAIASEISFAPPDIEADSQEDDVERVIGLLLREAGDQLNEKELKDMSIARELFWNYSFFSRLISGLLTRMGLRSPNPDSPGPHASPKTQIAVMCEATSRLSGMNRMPSSRLLGYGARYLNEYYSSWVKEQGGYEAAFESDDEDDQH; this comes from the exons ATGGCGAATGGGCATATAGAAATCTACGACCCCATATCCACCCAGAAGGACGGCGACGACACGCCTACCTCAGACACAGCCAGCATGGACGACACAGTGGAGCTCAGGATCTTGATGGCCTATGCAACGAGGAAACGGTCGAAAAAGGAGCCCGAGTCTCCAACTGAGGACACCACGCTTGTTCCGAATGGCTACACAGACGCAAACGGAACAGCCCCGCCTCAGACGCCAGCCGCGTGCGAAAAAGATGtgacacagaagagaaagaagaagaggaaggtgtggaAAAGACTGCGGGGCATTTTGGCATGTGTCAAACCTGAAACAGAAGCTGATGTACTGCAGAATCCCGACATGCTGGACGACCAATACAAAAGATGTATACCTTTTAAAGATG ACAAACCTGAAGATGAGGACAAGATGGATGACGTTGCACGCCGACTGATGGCAATCGCCAGTGAAATATCCTTCGCTCCTCCAGACATAGAGGCAGATTCACAAGAAG ACGACGTGGAGAGGGTGATCGGTCTGCTGCTGAGGGAGGCTGGAGACCAGCTGAACGAGAAG GAGCTGAAAGATATGTCCATCGCCAGAGAGCTGTTTTGGAACTACAGTTTCTTCAGTCGGCTGATCTCAGGCCTGCTCACAAGGATGGGCCTCAGGTCCCCGAACCCCGACTCTCCTGGACCACATGCATCGCCCAAAACCCAGATCGCCGTGATGTGTGAG GCCACAAGCCGTCTGTCAGGCATGAACAGGATGCCGTCCAGCCGACTGCTGGGATACGGAGCCCGATATCTGAACGAGTATTACTCATCCTGGGTGAAGGAGCAGGGCGGATAC GAAGCAGCATTCGAGAGTGACGACGAGGACGACCAGCATTGA